Genomic DNA from Perognathus longimembris pacificus isolate PPM17 chromosome 6, ASM2315922v1, whole genome shotgun sequence:
tatatggaaaacggccagaaggggagctgtggctcaggtggcagagtgctagccttgagcgggaagaagccagggacagtgctcaggccctgagtccaaggcccaggactggccaaaaaaaaagaaaagaatcttatCTAAGTATTGTAATTTGGGGCATCAGTGCCATTATACCCAGTACTTGATGGCATTTTTGTTCCAAAACCTCAACAGAAATATACATCCAAATATCCCATATTGGTCCTGTTCCTCAAGAGAACCCTAACACACATACCTTACCTCTCCAAAGGGAGAGTCCACAGGACTATGATTCAAAGATAGCACAAGACTGTTTCCAGAATATCTTAGGGGGAACAGCTGGAGGTTTGACTCAACTGACAAGagtgagcctgagttcaagctccagtaccacccctccccccccaaaaaatctctACAGTTATTAGCTCAAACTCATTTTCAGGTATCTGTGTTGGAGCTCACAAAATCAGTATGTGGCAGAACTTGAATCAGACCCACCCACAAGTCAGCTTAACTCCAAATCCCTagtcttaccactgagctacactaaGCTAGACTGTTGCTGCTGAGACTGCTGCTAACTGGGTCACTGTGGCCAACTAGTCATTCCTGAGTCCTTGTATCCTTGGCTACAAAGTGGCTGTTGTGTCATGAACACACTGTCTCCGGAGTGGGAGCAGCAGGTAGATAAACCAAGAGAGCACTGGGTCTGTGCCAACTATCTAGAAAGTGATAGAGGATTTCCTTATCCGTGTGGTGTCTTACGCAATGAAGATAATGAAAACAAACCTCTCAGGTTCCAAGAATTTGGAGCCTGGTGTTCCATTTGACCTTGAGACCTTTCACCTGGGTGCTTTTCTGGGATGAACCGCCCTTTCCACCTGTCTCACTTTCCTTCTCCCACTGAGTGGGGCATATTTCCTTCCCAAGATGTCTGGCTAAAGATGTGGGTGTGCCTATGTGATGTACTTTTCTTGACTCTGAGTGACCTGTTGGAGAAAAAGCATATCCTGGGAGCCAGTGTGCCTCCAGCCTAGGCTACAGAAAGAATGCAGAACAGATCTAAGCCCAACCCACAGCCTGGAGCAAAACTGCCCAGCCAAGACCAAGCTGGTCAACCTGCAGTCAATGTGCAGCCAGCcccaacacacaaaaacaaataccagTTGTTAGAAGCCCATGAGATAGGGCTGGATTTTTCCACAGCAGGGCAAAAGTAGCTGATAAGCATGTGATTCAGAAGGAACTCTGCTTCCTTCATCTCCTAAGAGAAATGTCCCCTTGCTCCCCAACCAGCCCAGACCCCACTGCCTTCTCTGCTACCTTCCTGTGCCTGCCCAATCAGAATCACACATTTGACTGTGGGCAAAGGACTTCTGATGAGTCCTTTGAAGATCGGGACCTATTAGCCTTCCTCTCAGCTATATCACCTGCTAGCCAAGGACCAACACCAAGCAGGTGAACAGTGGAGCTAGGTGGGAACCACAGATGCCAGGTCCAATTAGAATTACTTGACCCAGTGCAGGAACCACTGCTACATGGGAGGCAGCTAGTGTGAGGAGGGGATGAGTTTTGATTTATATTGAAATGCTGATGTGCAGACGGTAGTGCACAGGCTGCTGCACAGCTAGCAGAGCTACAATCCTTCAGGCAGCATGGGCCCAGGGCTCTGTGCCTATGCCACCCACCAGCCTCACAGCTCAAGCCCAGCCCACAGCCCCAGCAGCATTTCATCCAGGTGGAAGGGCTCCATTAACAGCCAAATGGTAGGACCTGTCAGGATATCTTCATCCTAGGCTGCAAGTACTCATTCAAAAGAACCCTTTCTCTAGGATGTGGTGCTGAATGCCTCTCCTTGAGTGCAGCCTGGACTATGACTCACTTTGAATGCAGAAGTGGCAGTGGGTCCCCAAGCAGCTGTTTATCCCTGCTTGCTTCCTCTTCCTTGTTTTCACTCTGAAGGGAAGACATCTATGgagatatttattttctctatggTTTGGCATATGAGTCCAGGAGCTGAGATCTCCTGCCAACAGCCACGAACCTGAGCAATACAGGAAGTGGTCCAGCCCACCCAGCCAGCCCTTAAAGGACATAGTGACTGTGCTTCATGAGAGATCTGAGATGGGAGCAGCCCAACTTAGCCCATCTTAAGTTCTTGACCCACAGAACCACAGGAATGGCAAGTGTTTTAGGTCAATAACTTGTAGGTTATTTTGTCACATAACATAATGCACTCTCTTTGGGGCCTCGTTAAAGGTCTGTCTCCTCTTGGAAAGAGGCCCTAATACTTGGTCTGGGGCCACCACTGGGCCCAAAGGCCAAGACACAAACCACAGACACTGGGCAGGACTGCCTGTGTGCTCACAGGCTGTTTATTATCCAAATAAGAGGAGGAGAGGATGAAGAGAAAAACCAGGTGCCCCACAGTGGTCGAGCTGAAGGGAAGTGAACAGAGaggctcctcttctttctcctgtcaCTGGCCCAGAGCACTCCAGCTTCAGAGGGGcctcgtggggggggggtggctaggGGCCCCTAGGAGGCCTGACCACCCAGCTGTCGGCTGGGGTCAGGATCCCCATTGAGGCAGGTCCCAGGCTCGGAATGGCTTCTGTGTACACAAAATATCTCTCTGCAAAAGGCACTGGTGGAGGTGGGCGGCGGGAAGGCTACCCTGTCACAGGCAGGTCCACAGTGTCCTGGGTCTGGGTCCTGGTCCCTGAGACCCAGCCAGCCTCCCTCACAGGCTGAGTCTCTGAggcccctgctcctctcccctcctttccctcagcCCAGTGGTGAGCAGGCAGTTGGCAGTGAGCCAGGTCAATCTCCCTCTTCAGGGCGAGTGCATCTGGCAACTTCTAGGCCAAGAGCCCCAGGCGCGTGACTTTGGCCGAAAGGAAGGAGTGGATGACGAAGACCATGGTTTTGGGACACGAGTGCAGGTCCAGTTGCTGCAGGATCAATGGAGAGAAGGGTCAGGGGCTCTGTCCAGCCTGGCCTCCAGGACAGTAACCCCCTAACCCCAGGGTGCAAAGGCAGCCCATCACTTACAATCTCTCCTTCAGCACCCCCAAAGTCCAGGAAAAGGAGACTGGCGCCATCATCTGAGGACATCTGTAGCTTCTCAAAGGGTTGTCGGAGCAGCACAGCTCGGGCTGCACCAGGCTCGGCCGCCCATAGTGTGAAGCCCTTGTCAATGTGCACGGAGAGGTTGCAAGGACGGCCATTCCACGTGCAGGCTGCAGGGAAGCATGTGATCACAGGCTCAGCTGGTACCTCACACACCACCAGTTCCACAGAGCAGGGCTCAGCCACTCCCAAGCATGGGAGGCTCACTGTCCTGACACCTGTGCAGCCACCTTCTGTCACCCCCACCTTGAAATACAGAAAGATGAGCCCTCAGAGAACCTACACCTGCTTCTAGCCCCAATAATGGCAGTGCTGTGAGCAGAAGGGGAGCATGTAGGTTGAAATGGCCCAGGGGCAACATGCTTGTCTAACacgcacaggccctgaattccaacccTAGCACCAAAACAAAGGGGCTTAAAATCTGCCATGAACAGAGGCTTGCCCTCTAAAGGCATAGAATGATTCCATTACATTAGAATTCTATATAAATAGTAAATAACTTAGACTTTCATAAACATAAGAAAgtggggcatcagtggctcattcctgtaatcctagctactcaggaggctgagagctgaggatcacagtcctggcaggaaagaccatgagactcatatctgattaatcaccagaaaaccagaagtggcgctgtggctcaaagtgaaagagcactagccttgagcaaaagaatctcagagacagcgcccacacccagagttcaaactctaggacaggaaaaaaaaaaaagtgttcatggTTTATTTGAAGTTGAAATCAAACTAAATGTCCTGTGTTTTATCTGACTCTACCCCCAAGGCCCACCTTTATCCCCTCCAACAGAATCACAGGGACCAGGCAAGAAAAACCCCAAGGAAAAGCCTCCCCACCTTCTAGGCCCTTTCCCTCACAAAAGAGGGTCCTTGGAGAATCCAAACCCCACTTTCTAACCCTGTCAAGCACCTAAAGAAGGAAGCTTGAATGCCTCTGGGGATAAGAGGCTCATCACCAGAGGGGCTCCCAGGTCTGCCCGGCTCACCTGTAGACACCTCCTGCACACCCTCGGCAGCCCGGTGACAGCCGTCCACCAGCTGCCGGGTCCAGGCGGCGAGCTCCTGCGGTGACTCCACAGTGAACAGGTGAGTGTCCACACCGTGGCGCGTGCCCGTGCGCAGGGCAAAGGAGAGCTCTGCATCATAGGGCACGGAGCCCTTGGAGGGGCCTGAGTGGACCAGCCTGGGGGAAGGGGGCAGAGGGCTGAGCGGGAGGccgtgggcaggggtgggggaagcagtTCCAGCCAGAGTGACTCCTTTACCATCTGACAGGGACAAGACTTACAAGGGGTCCCTGGGCGACTCAGCACAAGGCATGTCCCAcggccctgcccgcccctccccaaGCCTGGTTGTGCTTCCCGGGTCTCCATATGGGTCAGCCATCACTTCTTGCACATGGCCTCAAATGTCCCCTCCTCGGAGAAGCCTTCTGTGACCTCTCTGTCTAAAATAGCCCCCAACCACTAACCCTCCTTTTCACCATGGCATTTGAAATGCCACATTATTTACTTGTGCTGGTAGAAATGTTCTTCTCTTCGCCACTGTGTTCACAGTCACTCAAATCGTGACATGTGTGGGGAGCTCAGTAAACACTTGCTCTCTTGATTGATGAGTCACCTGATCTGGCAGGTGATCCACAACTCCTTGTGCCAGCAGGCTCCTGCCACCCAGGCCGGAGCCCGGCCCAGGAGGAGGAGACATCGGGCAGGCCCCAGCTCACTCTGGCCAGCAGACCACCAAGCACCGACCCTCAGCTCTCTCTGCTCCTCACTCTGCCCACTCTCAGTTCCCATGGAAACCACTTCAGCCCCGAGCTGCAGACCTACAAGTCTGGGAGCCCCTCATCCACACTCCCCATGTACCCTGCATATACTTTGGACTTCACTCAGCCTCtgtcccactgcccccccccccccgcttcattCAAGCCTCTCGTTCACCGGAAAcctcccccctcccgcagcctcctCAGCTGGCCAAGCACAACCTAGGAGTTTTCCCCCTATGTGCTTTCCACTGTGAGTGCTGACTCTCTTCTCCATCTGCTGCCTCCACCGCCCCCTCCATCTCTCCTGCCTTCCACCCTGCCTGCTCCACACAAGACCCACCACATGGCAGCCACGGGGCTGCTATGAAAATACAGCCCATCCCCAGGCTCCCGGGCTCAACCCTTCCAACCCTGCTCCAAGTGATAAAAGGAAGCCAGCATTCCTTCTCCATGTAGCAAAGGCCAAGCCTGGCCAACTCCATCTTCCTTCACCCCATGTCCTGCATGGGTGCACCTGGCTACACCCTCCACACCTCTGTATCTCTGACCATGACATTCTCTCTGCCTAAGATGTTCTTGCCTAAACAACCAAttcttactcatccatcagagGGCAGTTCAAATGCAACCTCCTCCAGAAAGCCTTCCCTGACCAGGCCAGGCAGAGTCAATGAAGTGGATAATATGACTGCATTGTAATGGCTGTCCCTGGATCTGTCTCCTATGGTGCTGGGTTCTACCCGATGGCAGTGACTGTTGGGGTCAGCCCCGTGTCCCCTCAACCATGAAGTTCAAGGTGTAGGTATCAACAAATGGGTGACTGGTGAGACTTCACACAGCCTTCTGTTCTAAGCCCTCATCTTACAGAGACTGAGGCCTAGTGAGGGTAGAGATTGCTTTAGGTGACTTGGAGGATAAATGAGGGCATAATAGGGTTGGAGTTCACAGCCTCTGAGGCCCATCTCCCCCAAACTCTGGGTGCAGCACACCACCCCTACCCACAGGTACCTGGTAGCGATGAGCGGGGCAGTGCGGGCCGGCCGGCTCAGGGCCTCACAGGTTTGAGGCAGAGCACTGTAGAGAAGCAGCTCCTTTTCAGTCAACAGGGCCAGGATGGGAGCTGTGCCCCCACCAGGCAACTATAGAAAGCAAAGCAGTAATGAGAATGGGTATAGAGGGAGAGGTCAAAGGTCAGGAGGGCAGGGTGATGCAGGGGAGCAGGGTGATGCAGGGCACCAGGAACAGGGAGAATAAAGTGGGGGAGGGCTAGACCCCAGTGGTCACCTGTTCAGTCAGCCAGCCGATCTGCTTAATGTCCTGACTTCCATCCGTGCCGGTGGCTGCCAGCAATGCCTGCAGCTCGTCCTTGACCCAGGGTACCAGTGCGCCAATCTGGGCTTGGATGGCACTTGCCCATGACCTTGCACTGGCTTCATCCTTGGCCCTCAAAAAGAGGTTGTCTTGGCCATCTGCTGCACAGACCTCTAGGTACCTGCAGGCACAGTGGGGCAGAGGAGAGGGCTGGCTCTGGGTACAGCTGCCCCACTGGATAATCTGGCCCAAGAAACATCACCCACCACCAAATGAGAAGGAACCACAGGGGATCCGTGAAGATTATCAGGAGTCAGGCTCCCTGCAGAGGGCCCCAGCCACAATTGTTGGGGTTTCATGAGATGGAAGGACAAGAGACTGATATAAACACACAAATATGTGTAAACTCCAAACATGTGCTAAGGCCAAAATTATCAtggtggtaatcctagctactcaggaggctgagatcggagtatcaccattcaaaaccagcccaggtaggaaagtccatgagactcttatctccaccagaaaaccagaagtggctctgtggctcaagtggtaaagtagccttgagctgaagagctcagagacagtacccaggcccagagttcaagccccatgacctgaaaaaaaaaaatcactcttcaCTCCCTTTTGGCATCTCCATATGACATGAGCAGAAACTATCAGATGGCTCTCCAACACCCATTTCACTCCTCTTTACCTCTGCCTCCCTTACCATTAAAAATACTTGGATTCCCAGCCTCCTTTGAAGCTGTAGCTAGCCATGTGACCCAGTTCTGACCAATGATTCATGGGTAAAAGACCCTAGAGAGGTATCTTTCCTAGGTAGGGTATTGAGTCTCCAAAGGTTCTGCCTATACATACAGTCCACTTCTCCAGCAAAAACGTGAAGTTCATTTCTGTTCTCCTGATCTTGTGATTtggttcaacaacaacaaaaatgccacAACAAAAATGCCAGAGAGCCAGCTAAGGTAAGActcgcctataatcccagttactcaggaagcaaaaGCAGAAGGACTGAAATGTCAAGGCTGGTCCTGGCAAAGTTATCAAGACCACCTGTCTCAGTCAAGCATGGGCAGGTCACACCTGTTATacaagctactcaagagaatgacgatcaaagttcaaagccagcctgggcagacaatccAGAGAGACTcctattaaccagccaaaagccagaagtgagcctgGCATTAGtgatacacacctataatctttactactgaggaggctaaaatctgatgaTCCTGgtccaaagccatcccaggcagaaaagtctatatgagactctatttccaattaactatgaaaaaaaaaaaaaacagaaatggatctgtggctcaaatggtagagcaacaagccttgagtaaaaatgctcagggacaatatccaagccctgagttcaagccccagaaccggcacaACAacatcaaagccagaagtgaagatatggctcagGGAGTAGAATACCAGCTCTACCACATAGAAATTTGTATGAACAAATCTACCCCCATTCACATTTAAATGTATACAGACGCGTGTTTGTTTATATGTGCTTTACGTGTGCACACACTTAGAAACATACACACTGTGGATAATGTCTGGGATCAGGCTGGGAATCTTAAAGTTCTAAGAATCTCAAGACAAGAGTAATTCTGCCTTGTCTTCACCTAATGCAAAATTGAATGACAtgacttgagggtagggatgggaggggaaaactaggggagaagaatggaagtgatcggctggggatatggcctagtggcaagagtgcttgcctcttatatacatgaagccctgggttcgattccccagtaccacatatacagaaagtggccagaagtggcattgtcgctcaagtggcagagtgctagccttgagcaaaaaaaagccagggacagtgctgagtccaagcccgagttctggccaaaacaaaacaaaaaaaaaatgaatggaagtgatcaagatgcattgtacctgacttatggaattgtaaacaTTTTGTACAAatgcttaataaaaaaaaattagggtacTGTTAGTGACGTACCCATAAATTACCTGTGAATCACCTGTTTTTTTACCTCATGAGGCAGTCAGTGGCAGACAAATTtaaggcttttatctccagttaatcagcaaaaagccaaagtggagacacaactcaagtggtagagcaccagttttgagtgataaaaatgaagcaaaagggtgaagacctgagtttaagctctagtacagacatagaaacacaacaaaaagaCCAACAACCTTATTTCACAGACAGTCTAGGTCAGTGAGAAAGAGAAACTAAGTCAAGAACAGCCAggtcttgaacccaggactcCTACTCAAACCAACTTCTTTCTCCAATGTGAATGCCCACAGGAAGAAATAAGATACAAAGCATACCAGCACAAAACTTCACTCATGCATCTGTTCagcctatttccttttttttttttttttgccagtcctggggcttgagcttcttttgctcaaggctagcactctaccagttgagcaactgcgccactttcggctttttctgtgtatgtggtactgaggaattgaacccagggcttcatgcatgctaggtaagcactctaccactaagccaccttcccagctcctcagcctatttttttttttttttggccagtcctgggccttgaactcagggcctgagcactgtccctgtcttctttttgctcaaggctagcactctgccacttgagccacagcgccacttctggccattttctgtatatgtggtgctggggaatcgaacccagggcctcatgtatacaaggcaagcactcttgccactaggccatatccccagcccccctcagccTATTTCTTAAGTGCTTACTCTGTGCTTATTTGTATAACACCGAGGAAATACCAAAGCTCTCATCACGagtgcccccaccccatcctcacCTGGGTTCCGGATCATTGGGGGTACACCTTCTTGAGACATATGCCATCTTCAAGGGCACGTGTTTGGCCTCACTGAGGTTCCGGGTTTGGAGGCCAGGGGAGGACGGCTGCCGCTGAAGAGGTGAGGCAGGAGGTGAGTCCCAGGCAACTGCGGTGCCACCAGTAGAGTTCTTGAAATAGGGTGAGACCTCCTTCATGTACTTAACTGGTCAGGAGAAAGGCCAGCAGTTACCCACCAGCAGACATCAGCAGCATCAGTTAAGAGTCTAAGTCATGCCCGAtgctggtggtccatgcctgtaatcctacatacagGCATgcgatatgaggatcatggtttgaagccaacccatgcaaaaaggtctgtgagactcttatctccaattaaataccagaatattcagaagtagagctgtggctcaagtggtagagtgctagtcttgaggggaaagaaaggaaggaagggaagggaaaggaagggagggagggagggagggagggagggagggagggagggagggagggagggagggagggagggagggagggagggagggagggaggaaaggaggaagggagggagagagggaggggaaggaaagggaaggaagaaagcaagcaagaaggagagagagagagagagagagaggaaagggagggaggttgggagggacagtacccaggccctgagttcaaactagcaccaaaaaaaaaaaaaaaaagagtctaaaaTCCTGTCCAGTATCATTACCTTATTCCAAGCTAAAGTTTCCAGTTGGGCAATGGGATAGAAAACACTGGATGTCTACCAATATCTATACATTCAGCTTCTCCCTGGTTTATGGACACACAGTGAAAGAAAATCCATTTTCCAGGGCCCTTTGCCGCAAGGCATGGTAGAGTAAATtctaacaagaagaaagaagggtctagaccttcaggatggctacttaaagaaaaaagacaacagCTGAGGGGAAAGAACACCAAGATGGGAACCAAGATGTGAGATTGCTCTGCCACTATCTTACTGCTTGCCATTACCTCTCCATTAATTAGCATATGAAGCATTATATTCGTATTTATGtatacttccatctttttcttccaCATAGGGAATCTTCAGTATTAAGAAACCCCCTGATTTGAATAGTCTGTTTATgtttaagaaacattttaatcTAATATTAACATCTCCTATTTTGATCTTTTCTCTGGTTTTGTAACTTTCCAAACATGATTATTTGTGTAACCTCTTCTTTCTGCCTGCCTCATAAGAGACATCACCAATCAATCATACAGTTCTTTGGTAGCCATTAAAAATCAAGGCTGACTGCTGATAAAACAGTTTGGTCATTCTTGCTAAATCAGTTAGGTGTGTTTAACTGACAATGACTGAATATCTGCCaacagtgtttttgtttgtttgtgccaacttggggcctgggaactgtccttgagcttttctgctcaaggctagcactctagcacttgagccacagctccacttttggcttttttgatgcttcattgaaaataagagtctcatggaccttcctatgcaggttggcttctaactgagatcctcagctctcagccttctaagtacctatgattacaggcgtggtACATCACTTCACTTAAATAGTCTCTTTTTGTGTATATGCTAGTATGGatactcaggacctcatgttctcacttggctttttctctcaaggccgacactctaccacttgagccacacctctacttcctcacTAAAAAGGTTTGAGGAAGGCAGTTCAGGAATAGTTCAGAAGCTCAACAACACCGGATTCTGGGCCTTTCTCTGATCTTCCCCCTATGACCACAGCATGGCTGCCAGGCTGCCACAACTCCAACTAACCATTCCTCATGTGATAAAACCCAAagtaggaagagaagagaaaagcaggaaaaagaGCATCTCTTCTTATCTCCCTCTTTTCAGTGAAGTGAATACATCCAGGAAGCTGCAAGTAGATGTTTCCTACCATCTTATTGGCCAGAACTGGCCTAGGTGCCCATTGCTAGCCCAACCATCAGTAAGATGGAATAATCACCCATAGAATAGTCATGTGACTTAGACCAATCACACCTCAGCCTTTGTAACTATGCCTGTTTCCACACAATACAATCAGGCTTCTGTTAGCAGGAAGAAGAATTGGTCCCAACAGTGGCTATCAATGTGCCCTGGCACCAGGGCTATTCCCAGTTCTGATGGGTGGCAGACTCCTCCTCTCTAACCTAAGCTCTTAGGAAGGCAGTATACACATCTGGGTGGTAAAACTCATCCATCCAAACACTGATCTCTGTTTCCCCAGCCATATTTTACCCCCAGATGCTTTACAATCAGCCTTGGGTATCGTCCCTTCCTCTGTTCTCAACCATAATACCTTCTCCCTAGAACATCTGACTTGCTAGCTATCTGACATTTACAACCAGGCCCCAACCACTATGACCCATCTGGGAGTAGGACAGCCCAGGAATGGGTTAGAAAGCAGTTCTTAGCTTGCTGGAGACACCACTCTGGTTCAAACACCATTCAAAGGTGCATGAGAGAGGCAGTTACAAATCTTACTGAGATTGGAAAAAAGTTATATTGAAAGCAAgggtgtgttgttttgttttaaattgggatttgaactcaggatctcaggcAGTCTGCCATTTGAGCTGTTCTACCAGCCCTTGCTTTGTAGT
This window encodes:
- the Snta1 gene encoding alpha-1-syntrophin, which codes for MASGRRAPRTGLLELRAGAGSGAGGERWQRVLLSLAEDALTVSPAADGEPGSEPGAPREPELNGASEPGAAPPQLPEALLLQRRRVTVRKADAGGLGISIKGGRENKMPILISKIFKGLAADQTEALFVGDAILSVNGEDLSSATHDEAVQALKKTGKEVVLEVKYMKEVSPYFKNSTGGTAVAWDSPPASPLQRQPSSPGLQTRNLSEAKHVPLKMAYVSRRCTPNDPEPRYLEVCAADGQDNLFLRAKDEASARSWASAIQAQIGALVPWVKDELQALLAATGTDGSQDIKQIGWLTEQLPGGGTAPILALLTEKELLLYSALPQTCEALSRPARTAPLIATRLVHSGPSKGSVPYDAELSFALRTGTRHGVDTHLFTVESPQELAAWTRQLVDGCHRAAEGVQEVSTACTWNGRPCNLSVHIDKGFTLWAAEPGAARAVLLRQPFEKLQMSSDDGASLLFLDFGGAEGEIQLDLHSCPKTMVFVIHSFLSAKVTRLGLLA